A region of Verrucomicrobiia bacterium DNA encodes the following proteins:
- a CDS encoding type II secretion system F family protein: MNHFAYQAVDAAGHPFRGTLMVASQSEALQRLRDMGLFPVKLAQREPPAAPAAPRRAERRPTLVRLTRVSIPLPFNRVKARTLASFTRQLATLIDAGMPLLRGLRILEQQETHPRLRRVLTEIGAAIEGGGSLTEAIAAHPQIFNALYVNLVRAGEVGGALEVTLRRLAEFLEKAQKIKGKIKAALFYPVSVMIVAAGILVLMMVFIVPRFQEVFAGLLGGAPMPAFTQFVMQLSDLFRHQAPLVGLFLLGLVTAMALGVRTRWGRWSFDRLKLAAPILGPVFRKSAISRLTRTLGTLLSSGVPVLQALTIVKETAGNVVVGRLVQQIHASVKQGDTVTAPLRQSRVFTPVQVGMVDVGEQTGALPDMLLKIADQCDDDVDNAVSAMTSLLEPILIVFLAVI; this comes from the coding sequence ATGAATCACTTTGCCTATCAAGCCGTGGATGCCGCGGGGCACCCCTTCCGCGGCACCCTGATGGTGGCCAGCCAGAGCGAGGCGTTGCAGCGCCTGCGCGACATGGGGCTCTTCCCCGTCAAACTGGCGCAACGCGAACCGCCCGCCGCTCCGGCCGCGCCGCGCAGGGCCGAACGCCGCCCCACGCTCGTCCGCTTGACCCGGGTGAGCATTCCGCTGCCCTTCAACAGGGTAAAGGCCCGGACGCTGGCCTCGTTCACCCGTCAACTGGCGACCTTGATCGATGCGGGCATGCCGCTGCTGCGCGGATTGCGGATTCTGGAACAACAGGAAACGCATCCCCGCCTCCGACGCGTGCTGACCGAGATTGGCGCCGCCATCGAAGGCGGCGGCTCGCTGACGGAGGCCATCGCGGCGCACCCGCAAATTTTCAACGCGTTGTATGTCAATCTCGTCCGGGCCGGCGAAGTGGGTGGCGCCCTGGAAGTAACGTTACGGCGCCTGGCCGAGTTCCTGGAGAAGGCGCAGAAGATCAAAGGTAAGATCAAAGCGGCCCTGTTTTATCCGGTGTCCGTCATGATCGTGGCGGCGGGCATTCTGGTCTTGATGATGGTCTTCATCGTGCCGCGTTTTCAGGAGGTTTTTGCCGGACTGCTCGGCGGCGCCCCAATGCCCGCCTTTACCCAGTTTGTCATGCAACTGAGTGATCTGTTCCGGCACCAGGCGCCGCTCGTTGGCCTGTTCCTGCTGGGGCTGGTGACCGCCATGGCGCTGGGTGTTCGCACCCGGTGGGGCCGCTGGAGTTTCGATCGCTTGAAACTGGCGGCGCCAATCCTCGGTCCGGTCTTCCGGAAATCAGCCATTTCCCGGCTCACGCGGACGTTGGGAACCTTGTTGAGCAGCGGCGTGCCGGTGTTGCAGGCCCTGACAATCGTGAAGGAGACGGCCGGCAACGTCGTGGTGGGCCGGCTGGTGCAGCAAATTCACGCGAGCGTGAAACAAGGAGATACGGTGACGGCCCCGCTGCGTCAGTCCCGCGTTTTTACGCCTGTCCAGGTGGGCATGGTGGATGTGGGAGAACAAACCGGCGCGCTCCCCGACATGCTGCTGAAGATTGCCGACCAGTGCGATGACGACGTGGATAACGCCGTGAGCGCCATGACTTCCCTCCTTGAACCCATCTTGATTGTGTTCCTGGCCGTCATT
- a CDS encoding alpha/beta hydrolase produces the protein MLLRWFEHSLTYHPSRALVAHGTALGRDWEDVTFAASDGVKLHGWFFPANVRGARQLVVLVCHGNGGNISHRLELCRLLLELGVGVFVFDYRGYGRSEGKPDEAGTYLDAQAAHHWLQQKGFAPADILALGESLGGGVAAELACRETLAGLVLQSTFTSLPDVGAELYPFLPVRLLGRIRYDTRRKLPRIHVPVLVMHSRGDRLIRFHHAEQNFAAANEPKLFWELTGDHNDGATEDSGFAAGMGLFLRQLGGNA, from the coding sequence ATGCTGTTGCGCTGGTTTGAACATTCACTGACGTATCACCCGAGCCGGGCGCTCGTCGCCCACGGCACGGCGCTGGGGCGCGATTGGGAGGATGTGACTTTTGCCGCGAGTGACGGCGTGAAGCTGCACGGTTGGTTTTTTCCGGCAAATGTTCGAGGCGCGCGGCAGCTCGTCGTGCTCGTGTGTCACGGCAACGGCGGCAACATCAGCCATCGGCTGGAGCTTTGCCGCCTCCTGCTTGAACTGGGCGTCGGCGTTTTTGTGTTCGACTACCGGGGCTACGGGCGGAGCGAAGGGAAGCCGGATGAAGCGGGCACCTACCTTGACGCCCAGGCCGCCCATCATTGGTTGCAGCAAAAAGGCTTTGCCCCGGCGGACATCCTGGCGCTGGGCGAATCACTGGGCGGCGGCGTTGCCGCCGAGCTCGCGTGCCGCGAAACGTTGGCGGGCTTGGTCCTGCAAAGCACCTTCACCAGCCTGCCCGATGTGGGTGCGGAACTGTATCCGTTCCTGCCGGTGCGTCTTTTGGGTCGCATTCGCTACGACACCCGGCGCAAGCTGCCCCGCATCCACGTGCCGGTGCTCGTCATGCACAGCCGTGGCGACCGGCTGATCCGCTTTCATCACGCCGAACAGAATTTTGCGGCAGCCAACGAACCGAAGTTGTTTTGGGAACTGACGGGCGATCATAATGACGGCGCGACGGAGGACTCCGGCTTCGCCGCCGGCATGGGGCTGTTCCTGCGCCAGCTGGGCGGAAATGCTTGA
- a CDS encoding metal-dependent hydrolase yields MAPITHLLASWIVAAKTTDNPRDCRLVTLAGLAADLDGLGLFYDVAHNALTHGESFRYYQTYHHFLLHGLAGGLAIALVAAALARRRGRVWLLALLVFHLHLLCDWLGSRGPSPQDLWPIYYFGPFANDPMWIWRGQWPLDGWQNRLISVFLLVWSFRLALVRGESVVGVFNRRADAVFVGVLRKWQTGLTAKFNSSQS; encoded by the coding sequence ATGGCACCGATCACCCATTTGCTGGCCAGTTGGATTGTCGCCGCGAAAACGACCGACAATCCGCGCGACTGCCGGCTCGTGACGCTCGCCGGTCTGGCGGCGGATCTGGACGGGCTGGGATTGTTTTACGACGTGGCTCACAACGCCCTCACGCACGGCGAATCGTTTCGTTATTACCAGACGTATCATCATTTTCTCCTGCACGGTCTGGCGGGCGGTTTGGCCATCGCGCTGGTGGCGGCGGCGCTGGCGCGTCGCCGCGGCCGGGTATGGCTGTTGGCGTTGCTGGTGTTTCACCTGCACCTGCTTTGTGACTGGTTGGGATCACGCGGTCCGTCGCCGCAGGATTTATGGCCGATCTATTACTTTGGACCCTTTGCCAACGACCCAATGTGGATTTGGCGCGGACAGTGGCCGTTGGATGGCTGGCAGAACCGGCTGATTTCCGTGTTCCTGTTGGTTTGGTCCTTTCGCCTCGCACTGGTGCGGGGTGAGTCCGTGGTCGGCGTATTCAATCGACGGGCCGATGCCGTGTTCGTCGGCGTTCTGCGCAAATGGCAGACCGGCCTGACCGCCAAATTCAATTCCAGCCAGTCATGA
- a CDS encoding class I SAM-dependent methyltransferase codes for MNAAPKLSTPARPRLKLTITAAAETAVRGGHPWVYADSIRAQNRAGQTGELAVIYDRKDKFLAVGLFDSGSPLRVRVLHVGRPLTLDAAWWQQHLQAALARRVGLADAQTNGLRLINGESDGWPGLVLDRYDTTLVMKLYTAAWLPRLAEVQAWLLASLSPVRLVLRLSRNIQMTAAQQGAHDGQVLHGPPVAGAVIFQESGLRFEADVVRGQKTGFFLDQRENRRRVETFAAGADVLNAFSFSGGFSLYAARGGATSVTDLDISPHALAAAARNFQLNQGDPRVARCRHTAVQADAFQWVEQAPPARFDVVILDPPSLAKREAERAGAIQAYGKLAANGIRLLRPRGVLVAASCSAHVSAGEFFGAVRAAARLAGWRFEELATTGHAPDHAATFAEAQYLKCIYLRFA; via the coding sequence ATGAACGCCGCGCCAAAGCTTTCCACGCCCGCCCGGCCGCGCTTGAAGCTGACCATCACCGCGGCCGCCGAAACGGCCGTGCGCGGTGGACATCCGTGGGTGTATGCGGACAGCATCCGCGCCCAAAACCGCGCCGGGCAGACCGGCGAACTGGCGGTGATTTACGACCGGAAGGACAAATTTCTGGCGGTGGGGTTGTTCGATTCCGGGTCGCCCTTGCGCGTTCGTGTGCTGCATGTGGGCAGGCCGCTGACCCTCGACGCCGCGTGGTGGCAGCAACATTTGCAGGCCGCCCTCGCGCGCCGGGTCGGCCTGGCCGACGCCCAAACCAACGGCTTGCGGCTCATCAACGGCGAAAGTGACGGCTGGCCCGGCCTGGTGCTGGACCGCTATGACACGACCTTGGTGATGAAGCTTTACACGGCGGCGTGGCTGCCGCGCCTGGCCGAGGTGCAGGCGTGGTTGCTGGCCTCGCTTTCGCCGGTCCGGCTCGTGTTGCGATTGAGCCGCAACATTCAGATGACAGCGGCACAACAGGGCGCACACGACGGACAGGTCCTGCACGGCCCACCCGTGGCCGGCGCGGTGATTTTCCAGGAAAGCGGTCTGCGTTTTGAAGCCGATGTGGTGCGAGGGCAAAAAACAGGCTTCTTTCTCGATCAACGCGAGAACCGGCGCCGCGTGGAAACCTTCGCGGCGGGCGCGGATGTGCTGAATGCCTTCAGTTTTTCGGGCGGCTTTTCACTCTACGCCGCGCGCGGCGGCGCGACTTCCGTGACGGACCTCGACATCAGCCCGCACGCCCTGGCGGCGGCGGCGCGGAATTTTCAATTGAACCAGGGGGATCCGCGAGTTGCGCGCTGCCGGCACACCGCCGTTCAGGCGGATGCCTTCCAGTGGGTCGAGCAGGCGCCGCCGGCCCGGTTCGACGTGGTGATTCTCGATCCGCCGTCCCTCGCGAAGCGTGAAGCCGAACGCGCGGGGGCCATTCAGGCCTACGGCAAACTGGCGGCCAATGGCATCCGGTTGTTGCGGCCGCGCGGCGTGCTGGTCGCGGCCTCGTGCTCCGCGCACGTCAGCGCCGGGGAATTTTTTGGCGCCGTGCGGGCCGCGGCGCGGTTGGCCGGCTGGCGATTTGAGGAATTGGCGACGACGGGCCACGCACCCGATCACGCCGCGACGTTTGCGGAGGCGCAGTATTTGAAGTGCATTTACCTGCGTTTTGCCTGA
- a CDS encoding LysE family transporter, with protein sequence MDELHPTILAGLTGFISGLVLCIPVGPVNLTIMNEGARRGFKWAAMIGLGATLMEVIYCFFAFTGFASFFERGIVKAAMELCSFVFMLAIGLKFMLAKTVEAPLHINKRADALEQRLEEKFHPHSAFMIGFVNVLGNPGVLLGWIILAANFISREWVTPDWQGKLACIGGVALSIGGWFTGLSWLCAKGRGRLRPQSLLRMERISGLILLVIALAHGGHIVWQMARHKG encoded by the coding sequence ATGGATGAACTGCATCCCACGATTTTGGCCGGCCTGACCGGCTTCATCAGCGGATTGGTGCTGTGCATCCCCGTCGGGCCGGTGAACCTCACCATCATGAACGAGGGCGCCCGCCGGGGGTTCAAGTGGGCGGCCATGATCGGTCTGGGCGCAACCCTGATGGAGGTCATCTACTGTTTCTTTGCGTTCACCGGATTTGCCTCGTTTTTTGAACGCGGCATCGTCAAGGCGGCGATGGAGTTGTGCAGCTTTGTATTCATGCTCGCCATCGGGCTGAAATTCATGCTGGCCAAAACCGTGGAGGCGCCCCTGCACATCAACAAGCGAGCGGACGCCCTCGAACAGCGGCTCGAAGAAAAATTTCACCCGCACTCGGCCTTCATGATTGGCTTCGTCAACGTGCTGGGCAATCCCGGCGTGCTGCTGGGCTGGATCATTCTGGCCGCGAACTTCATTTCCCGCGAGTGGGTCACCCCCGACTGGCAGGGCAAGCTCGCGTGCATCGGCGGTGTGGCGTTGAGCATTGGCGGCTGGTTTACGGGCCTCAGCTGGCTCTGCGCCAAGGGCCGCGGCCGGTTGCGGCCGCAAAGCCTCCTGCGCATGGAACGCATCTCCGGCCTCATCCTCCTCGTCATCGCGCTTGCCCACGGCGGACACATCGTCTGGCAGATGGCCCGGCACAAGGGCTGA
- the pssA gene encoding CDP-diacylglycerol--serine O-phosphatidyltransferase → MASPAPAPEDVESSARLKIYFLPNLMTAGNLFCGFLALTRIVEANLSSPDFNTAIRHALFYILLACIFDLLDGRVARMGGAESPFGREFDSLADIVSFGVAPAFLVHRIVLKPVFADHPEIAWFIASAYVICGAFRLARFNCMAAMSGSGGSKHFLGFPIPAAAGLVASLTLLLLWWDEKQFREVAHSPWRFALPVIMVFLSAMMVSEVKYPSFKSLDFRAKRSFFKMLIIVISIGFFVITWKRVLPILAPAVFVTYLLYGFVRPWIPRRAQHAIEEEDEEEEPEPPAPRR, encoded by the coding sequence ATGGCCTCTCCTGCTCCGGCTCCCGAGGACGTTGAAAGCAGCGCCCGGCTGAAGATTTATTTTCTGCCGAACCTGATGACGGCGGGCAACCTCTTCTGCGGTTTCCTCGCCCTGACCCGCATTGTGGAGGCCAACCTCAGTTCGCCCGATTTCAACACCGCCATCCGTCATGCCCTGTTCTACATCCTGCTGGCCTGCATTTTCGACCTGCTGGACGGCCGTGTGGCGCGCATGGGTGGCGCGGAAAGTCCGTTCGGACGGGAGTTCGATTCGCTGGCGGACATTGTTTCATTCGGCGTCGCGCCGGCCTTCCTGGTGCATCGCATCGTGCTGAAGCCGGTGTTTGCCGATCACCCTGAAATCGCGTGGTTCATCGCCTCGGCCTACGTGATCTGCGGGGCGTTCCGGCTCGCGCGGTTCAACTGCATGGCCGCCATGTCCGGCTCGGGCGGCAGCAAGCATTTCCTCGGCTTCCCGATTCCCGCCGCCGCCGGACTGGTGGCGTCGTTGACGCTTCTGCTGTTGTGGTGGGACGAAAAGCAGTTCCGCGAAGTCGCGCACAGCCCATGGCGGTTTGCCCTGCCCGTGATCATGGTGTTTCTCTCGGCCATGATGGTCAGCGAGGTCAAATACCCGAGTTTCAAATCGCTCGACTTCCGCGCCAAACGGAGCTTCTTCAAAATGCTGATCATCGTCATCAGCATCGGCTTCTTCGTCATCACGTGGAAACGGGTGCTGCCGATTCTGGCGCCCGCCGTGTTCGTCACCTACCTCCTCTACGGGTTCGTCCGGCCCTGGATTCCCCGCCGCGCCCAGCACGCCATCGAGGAGGAAGATGAGGAAGAGGAACCGGAACCTCCCGCCCCCCGCCGCTGA
- a CDS encoding phosphatidylserine decarboxylase → MKNSGKARKAAWRMILWTFVVLAAMVLMGILAILIAPIFTIVSCGLFLVWVPFVLFTLYFFRDPEPRVPGGPGLVVSPGHGKVDVIDTVHEPRFMDGECRRISIFLSVFNVHVQNAPVSGKVTFFKYTEGKFLNALKTESAEHNENVLIGITATDPSGEKVGVRLIAGLIARRLVPWIDTDDEVERGQRISLIQFGSRVDVYLPMSAKIKVKLGDRAVGGETVLAVLE, encoded by the coding sequence ATGAAAAACTCTGGCAAGGCCCGCAAGGCCGCGTGGCGCATGATCCTCTGGACCTTTGTGGTCCTCGCGGCCATGGTGCTGATGGGCATTCTCGCGATCCTGATCGCGCCGATTTTCACCATCGTCTCCTGCGGCCTCTTTCTGGTCTGGGTGCCGTTCGTCCTGTTCACGCTTTATTTCTTTCGCGATCCGGAGCCCCGGGTGCCCGGCGGGCCCGGCCTGGTGGTTTCCCCCGGACACGGCAAGGTGGATGTCATCGACACCGTTCACGAACCGCGCTTCATGGACGGCGAGTGCCGGCGCATTTCCATTTTTCTCTCCGTCTTCAATGTCCATGTGCAAAACGCGCCCGTCAGCGGCAAGGTCACGTTTTTCAAATACACGGAGGGCAAGTTTCTGAACGCCCTGAAGACCGAATCCGCGGAACACAACGAAAACGTGCTGATTGGCATCACCGCCACCGACCCCAGCGGCGAAAAAGTGGGCGTGCGCCTGATCGCCGGCCTCATCGCCCGCCGGCTGGTGCCGTGGATTGACACGGACGACGAGGTGGAACGCGGCCAGCGCATCAGCCTCATCCAGTTTGGCTCGCGCGTGGACGTGTATCTGCCGATGTCGGCCAAAATCAAGGTCAAGCTCGGGGACCGCGCGGTGGGCGGGGAAACCGTGCTGGCCGTCCTGGAATAA
- the ptsP gene encoding phosphoenolpyruvate--protein phosphotransferase — translation MLLPMPDNPQSGERIFHGIAVSPGVCQGRVIVLGKAHAATARQQIPDSQVPQEVHRFKQALVQTRQQILDVQRRLTEKMGTEHAGIFEAHLLVLDDPEVNNEVLNLIQNEKANADYAYQTIAERYAASLAAVDDEYLRERAADMRDIAARVLNNLLGNGDEGDLRHLLKEPCIVVAHDLAPSQTAQMERDKVLGFATDVGSRTSHTAIMARSMRIPAVVGFKSITATLETGDYVLLDGVNGLIIVNPTDQTLFEYGQIARRQKSLQERLRDNLRKPAVTLDGHLVTLSGNIENPDDSAAILESGAEGVGLFRTEYLFINKEQPPSEQEQYESYQAVAAALKPAPVVIRTLDLGGDKFHSHTDVPDEMNPFLGWRAIRFCLEEKDVFRAQLRAILRAGAHGNIKMMYPMVSGLDELTQANALLEECKAQLRAEKLPFDDQLEIGIMVETPSAAVIADTLARRVKFFSLGTNDLIQYSLAVDRTNEKIAHLYEPTHPAIVRLIKLTVDAAHQAGIWTGVCGEMAGDPVLVPLLLGLGVDELSAAPPTVPQIKFLIRRLKISEARELAAFALQCESAAEILRRCQALAHQSAPELFLE, via the coding sequence ATGCTTTTGCCAATGCCAGACAATCCGCAATCCGGTGAGAGAATCTTTCATGGCATTGCAGTCTCCCCCGGCGTATGCCAGGGAAGAGTGATCGTTCTGGGCAAGGCCCACGCCGCGACGGCCCGGCAGCAGATTCCCGACAGCCAGGTGCCGCAGGAGGTTCACCGCTTCAAACAGGCGCTGGTCCAGACCCGGCAGCAGATTCTGGACGTGCAGCGGCGCCTGACGGAAAAAATGGGCACCGAACACGCCGGCATCTTCGAGGCCCACCTGCTCGTGCTCGATGATCCCGAAGTCAACAACGAGGTCCTGAATCTCATCCAGAATGAGAAGGCGAACGCGGATTACGCCTACCAGACGATTGCCGAACGTTACGCCGCCTCGCTCGCCGCCGTGGACGACGAGTATCTGCGCGAACGCGCGGCCGACATGCGGGACATTGCCGCGCGCGTGCTGAACAACCTCCTCGGCAACGGCGACGAGGGCGACCTGCGGCACCTGCTGAAGGAACCGTGCATCGTAGTCGCGCATGATCTCGCCCCCTCGCAGACGGCGCAGATGGAGCGCGACAAGGTGCTCGGGTTTGCCACGGACGTGGGCAGCCGCACGTCGCACACGGCCATCATGGCCCGCTCGATGCGAATCCCCGCCGTGGTCGGCTTCAAGAGCATCACCGCAACGCTGGAGACCGGCGATTACGTGCTGCTGGACGGTGTCAACGGGTTGATCATCGTCAATCCGACCGACCAGACACTCTTTGAGTATGGCCAGATTGCGCGGCGCCAGAAATCGCTGCAGGAGCGGTTGCGCGACAACCTGCGCAAGCCGGCGGTCACGCTCGACGGACATCTGGTCACGCTTTCCGGCAACATTGAAAACCCGGATGACTCGGCCGCCATTCTGGAAAGCGGCGCCGAGGGCGTCGGCCTGTTCCGCACCGAATATCTTTTCATCAACAAGGAGCAGCCGCCGTCGGAGCAGGAACAATACGAGTCCTACCAGGCGGTGGCCGCGGCGCTCAAGCCGGCCCCGGTTGTCATTCGCACCCTGGATCTGGGCGGCGACAAATTCCATTCCCACACCGACGTGCCGGACGAGATGAACCCGTTCCTCGGCTGGCGGGCGATCCGCTTTTGCCTCGAGGAAAAGGATGTGTTCCGCGCCCAGCTCCGCGCCATCCTCCGGGCCGGCGCGCACGGCAACATCAAAATGATGTATCCGATGGTGTCCGGTCTGGACGAACTGACGCAGGCGAATGCGCTGCTCGAAGAGTGCAAGGCCCAGTTGCGCGCCGAAAAGCTGCCGTTCGATGACCAGCTGGAAATTGGCATCATGGTCGAAACCCCGTCGGCCGCCGTCATCGCGGACACGCTGGCGCGCCGGGTGAAATTCTTCAGCCTCGGCACCAACGACCTCATCCAATATTCGCTGGCCGTGGACCGGACCAACGAGAAGATCGCGCACCTTTACGAGCCGACCCATCCGGCCATCGTGCGGCTGATCAAGCTGACCGTGGACGCCGCGCATCAAGCCGGGATCTGGACGGGTGTCTGCGGCGAAATGGCCGGCGATCCCGTGCTCGTGCCTTTGCTGCTCGGGCTGGGCGTCGATGAATTGAGCGCCGCGCCGCCCACGGTGCCTCAGATCAAGTTCCTCATCCGCCGGCTCAAGATCAGCGAGGCGCGCGAGCTTGCCGCATTTGCCCTGCAATGCGAATCCGCCGCGGAAATCCTGCGCCGCTGCCAGGCGCTCGCCCACCAGTCGGCGCCGGAGCTTTTCCTCGAATGA
- a CDS encoding carbohydrate kinase family protein has protein sequence MKTKPSTKRHGLLAGGNWIIDQVKLIDTYPPPERLANIIAQHRGSGGAPYNVLLNLAQSAAPFPLYAAGLLGKDAAGADILADCKRHKIDTKHLGTTPKAATSFTDVMTEQGSGRRTFFHSRGANALWTGDDLNFASHKARHFHLGYLLLLDALDAPDAKFGTKAAKLLAAAVAAGMKTSVDVVSEESDRFAKIVGPALKFTDYLIINEHEAGKITGFKVREPDGKLDTVTLRHAAGALLQQGVRELVVLHFPEGAFTRTRRGDDVWHPSVKLPPKAIAGMAGAGDAFCAGFLLGVHEGWETKRCLEAGVCVAAACLAEPTCTGGVKSLNTSLALGKKYKFHPPLEPEI, from the coding sequence ATGAAAACCAAGCCTTCAACCAAACGGCACGGTCTGCTCGCCGGCGGTAACTGGATCATTGACCAGGTCAAACTCATCGACACCTATCCACCGCCGGAACGCCTCGCCAACATCATCGCCCAGCACCGCGGCAGCGGCGGGGCACCATATAACGTGCTGCTGAATCTGGCCCAAAGCGCCGCGCCGTTTCCGTTGTATGCCGCCGGGCTGCTGGGCAAGGACGCCGCCGGTGCGGACATCCTCGCCGACTGCAAGCGGCACAAGATCGACACCAAACATCTCGGCACGACGCCCAAGGCGGCCACCTCGTTTACCGACGTGATGACGGAGCAGGGGAGCGGTCGGCGCACGTTCTTCCACTCGCGCGGTGCCAATGCGTTGTGGACGGGCGACGATCTGAATTTTGCCAGCCACAAGGCACGGCACTTTCACTTGGGCTACCTGCTCCTGCTGGATGCGCTCGATGCGCCCGATGCAAAGTTTGGCACCAAGGCCGCCAAACTGCTCGCCGCGGCCGTCGCCGCCGGAATGAAGACCAGCGTGGACGTGGTGAGCGAGGAGAGCGACCGCTTTGCGAAAATTGTCGGGCCGGCACTCAAATTCACGGATTACCTCATCATCAACGAACATGAGGCCGGCAAGATCACCGGGTTCAAGGTGCGCGAGCCGGACGGCAAGCTCGACACCGTCACGTTGCGACACGCGGCCGGCGCGCTCCTGCAACAAGGCGTGCGCGAACTGGTCGTGCTGCATTTTCCCGAGGGCGCCTTCACCCGCACGCGCCGCGGCGACGATGTCTGGCATCCGTCGGTGAAACTGCCACCCAAGGCCATCGCGGGCATGGCGGGCGCGGGCGACGCTTTCTGCGCCGGCTTCCTGCTCGGGGTTCACGAAGGCTGGGAAACAAAGCGTTGCCTCGAGGCGGGCGTCTGCGTGGCCGCCGCGTGTCTTGCCGAGCCAACCTGCACCGGCGGCGTAAAGTCATTGAACACCTCGCTCGCGTTGGGCAAGAAATACAAATTCCATCCACCGCTGGAGCCGGAGATTTAA
- a CDS encoding glycoside hydrolase family 57, which translates to MRKIFHALTLNLHQPPGNLQWLLDNNEWEAKEILWALDRMPRALWGYEDVARVHLAMSGTLLETLIDPTFQERVFGIVKCGDLLWHLQNRQLFDVLGTGYYHPVLALIPAADREEQLKRWRGIAEHVFWRKDFHGFWPSEMGFCMELIPLLKRMGYRYVMVDSHHVEPVGEMRWEELRYRPHIARYGGEEIIVVVRDRELSDAQLSGMDAGWFMHELHERTKFCDFPPLVLTATDGDNGGWFRNTSEKGNFWHVCYRELLDRVRAGQTEVQPTFIHDYLDQYGAHGEVTVRTGAWNTGWHHGVDFLQWTGSQLQKDALQRLHDFSANLHATEARAKELKLESHAFTHALEQARWRLLRAETSCNLFWGEAWVYRLHEDLDGAAPHLQMAKGELPKESAETGKPTEGRADNSQPAPNDVRPARDG; encoded by the coding sequence ATGCGCAAAATCTTCCACGCCCTCACGCTGAACCTGCATCAGCCTCCGGGCAATTTGCAGTGGCTGCTCGACAACAACGAGTGGGAGGCCAAGGAAATCCTCTGGGCGCTCGACCGCATGCCGCGCGCGTTATGGGGCTACGAAGACGTCGCGCGCGTCCACCTCGCCATGTCCGGCACGCTGCTGGAGACATTGATTGATCCGACATTTCAGGAACGCGTTTTCGGCATCGTCAAATGCGGCGACCTGCTCTGGCATCTCCAGAACCGGCAGCTTTTCGATGTCCTCGGCACGGGTTATTATCATCCCGTGCTCGCGTTGATTCCCGCGGCGGACCGCGAGGAACAGCTCAAACGCTGGCGGGGCATCGCCGAGCACGTTTTCTGGCGGAAAGATTTCCACGGCTTCTGGCCGTCCGAGATGGGCTTCTGCATGGAGCTCATCCCGCTGCTCAAGCGCATGGGCTACCGCTACGTGATGGTGGACAGCCACCACGTCGAGCCCGTCGGCGAGATGCGTTGGGAGGAACTGCGCTACCGTCCCCACATCGCGCGTTACGGCGGCGAGGAAATCATTGTCGTCGTGCGCGACCGTGAGCTTTCCGACGCGCAGCTTTCCGGCATGGACGCGGGCTGGTTCATGCACGAGCTGCACGAGCGCACGAAGTTCTGTGACTTCCCACCGCTCGTCCTCACCGCCACCGACGGCGACAACGGCGGCTGGTTCCGCAACACGAGCGAGAAGGGAAATTTCTGGCATGTCTGCTACCGCGAGCTGCTCGACCGTGTTCGCGCCGGCCAGACCGAGGTGCAACCCACGTTCATCCACGATTACCTTGACCAATACGGCGCGCACGGCGAAGTGACCGTGCGCACCGGCGCGTGGAATACCGGCTGGCATCACGGGGTGGATTTTCTCCAGTGGACCGGCTCGCAGCTGCAGAAAGACGCGCTGCAACGCCTCCACGATTTCAGCGCGAATTTGCACGCGACCGAAGCCCGGGCGAAGGAACTCAAGCTCGAATCCCATGCGTTCACGCACGCGCTTGAACAGGCCCGCTGGCGTCTGCTCCGCGCCGAGACGAGCTGCAACCTCTTCTGGGGCGAAGCCTGGGTCTATCGCCTCCACGAGGATCTGGACGGCGCCGCGCCGCACCTGCAAATGGCCAAGGGAGAACTGCCGAAAGAATCGGCGGAAACAGGAAAGCCGACGGAAGGAAGGGCAGACAATTCTCAGCCCGCCCCGAATGACGTCAGGCCAGCGCGCGACGGCTGA